The Humulus lupulus chromosome 3, drHumLupu1.1, whole genome shotgun sequence genome window below encodes:
- the LOC133824108 gene encoding uncharacterized protein LOC133824108 — MGRKKIYVVFVGRSTGIFESWADCSKEVLGFSGSCFRGYNTIEEAIEEYESYFGRITVTPHKVNHDDEETKNKIQYQTNGPNATAEETSTSLDGNEKTSANEVSSAFAVGFLLGSMSNLRIRHA, encoded by the coding sequence ATGGGTCGAAAAAAAATTTATGTCGTATTTGTGGGCAGATCAACTGGTATTTTTGAGTCATGGGCTGATTGCAGCAAAGAGGTGCTTGGATTTAGTGGCAGCTGTTTTAGAGGATACAACACCATAGAAGAAGCGATAGAAGAATATGAGTCATATTTTGGTCGTATCACAGTCACACCTCACAAGGTAAACCATGATGATGAAGAAACCAAGAATAAAATTCAGTATCAAACAAATGGACCAAATGCAACTGCCGAAGAAACCTCAACTTCACTTGATGGGAATGAAAAAACCTCAGCAAATGAAGTAAGTTCAGCATTCGCTGTGGGTTTTCTTCTTGGTTCTATGTCCAACCTTCGCATCCGACATGCGTAG